One window of Microtus pennsylvanicus isolate mMicPen1 chromosome X, mMicPen1.hap1, whole genome shotgun sequence genomic DNA carries:
- the LOC142840524 gene encoding spindlin-2-like — protein sequence MDPGTSTQYFCTTEAQGEPADAAAGQEFCDKIAKTETEDLTKKTPPQKRQRNRSSSQAQRNIVGHRISHKWKEGHGPITHWRGTILDQVPLNPPLYLVKYDGIDCVYGLELHQDERVLSLKVLSDTVKPSPLPDPNFADTIIGKAVEHLFEGEHGVKDIWRGMVLAQAPILNAWFYITYANDPTLYMYQLLDDYKEGNLRILPEYTENPRPDLRLKFKDGLIGKIVEYTQDDGSKRTGKVIGEVEAKPSVYLMKFEDDVHIHVYDLVKYV from the coding sequence AGGCCCAAGGGGAACCCGCAGATGCAGCTGCTGGACAGGAGTTCTGTGACAAGATCGCCAAGACCGAGACTGAAGATTTGACCAAGAAAACACCTccacagaagaggcagaggaacagATCTTCATCCCAGGCCCAAAGGAACATCGTGGGCCACAGAATCTCTCACAAGTGGAAAGAAGGGCATGGGCCCATCACCCATTGGAGAGGAACGATTCTCGATCAGGTTCCTCTTAATCCCCCTCTCTATCTTGTGAAATATGATGGAATTGATTGCGTCTATGGGTTGGAACTTCACCAAGATGAAAGAGTGTTGTCCCTTAAAGTGCTCTCTGATACAGTCAAACCATCCCCACTCCCTGATCCTAACTTTGCAGATACCATAATTGGCAAAGCGGTGGAGCACTTATTTGAGGGTGAGCATGGTGTAAAAGATATTTGGAGGGGGATGGTTCTGGCCCAAGCTCCTATACTTAATGCCTGGTTTTACATTACCTATGCAAATGATCCCACCTTATACATGTACCAGCTTCTGGATGATTATAAAGAGGGCAACCTTCGTATCCTGCCAGAGTACACTGAGAATCCTAGACCAGATTTAAGACTGAAATTTAAGGATGGTCTGATAGGCAAGATtgtggaatatacccaagacgaCGGTTCTAAAAGGACCGGCAAAGTGATTGGCGAAGTAGAAGCCAAACCATCAGTGTACTTGATGAAATTTGAGGATGATGTTCATATCCATGTCTATGACTTAGTGAAATATGTCTAA